Proteins encoded by one window of Ignavibacteriota bacterium:
- a CDS encoding 2-oxoisovalerate dehydrogenase: MKYMGHDVEIELYSKFDFSGFDKKTIIEWYKLNHLGRRLDDKAALYLKMAKGWSYHAPFSGHDGIQLALGKIFRAKKDFLFPYYRDMMTSLAAGITVEEIILNGLSKDTDVAGGGRHMSNHFAKPEINIQNVSSCTGNHSLHAAGVARAIKRYNDDAVALYSGGESACSEGYFYEAINISTLEQLPVVFVIQNNKYGISVPLVDQTANQVVSDNFSGFKHIKIFEADGRDPFDSYQKLKEAVEYAKSGAGPAMVHADCDRIGSHSNSDRHELYRSEEERETVKRRDPLMQFRWHILDRKIITEKALIAIEEENKEIIFKAADLAEAAPEADGKSWTEFILPPAYVNQSDKTEYELSGDEEQIHFIEAINNTLKEEFRSNPDTYLWGQDIGKGGVFNVVKGMPQEFGKLRVFNAPIAEDAIVGSANGFTRYNDKVRVVIEGAEFADYFWPAMEQLIECSHDYWRTKGQFSPNVVIRLASGGYIQGGLYHSQNLEATFTTIPGIRVVVPAFAEDAAGLMRNAIRSKGTTLFLEPKFLYNFKHASGPKTNEDYVIPFGKAKIRRAGSDVTVVAYGTAVHLSLFAAEELSKEGISVEVIDLRSLAPWDTETVFESVRKTNRVIIAHEDRKTGGFGGEVSSAITSEMFKHLDAPVLRVGSKDVHVGFAKNYESEILLNKNDVMETIRKVLAF; the protein is encoded by the coding sequence ATGAAATATATGGGTCATGATGTAGAAATCGAATTATACAGCAAGTTTGATTTTTCCGGATTTGATAAGAAAACAATTATAGAATGGTATAAACTCAATCATCTTGGCAGACGACTTGACGACAAAGCAGCTTTGTACCTGAAAATGGCAAAAGGCTGGTCTTATCATGCACCTTTTAGCGGACATGACGGAATTCAGCTTGCATTAGGCAAGATTTTTCGTGCAAAAAAAGATTTCCTGTTTCCTTACTATCGGGATATGATGACTTCGCTTGCAGCGGGTATAACGGTTGAGGAAATTATTCTTAACGGTCTGAGCAAAGATACTGATGTTGCAGGTGGCGGTCGTCATATGAGCAATCATTTTGCAAAACCTGAAATCAATATCCAGAATGTATCATCCTGCACAGGTAATCACAGCCTTCATGCAGCAGGTGTTGCAAGAGCTATCAAGCGTTATAATGATGATGCAGTAGCGCTTTATTCAGGCGGAGAATCGGCTTGCTCCGAAGGTTATTTCTACGAAGCAATTAATATTTCAACATTAGAGCAACTACCGGTTGTATTTGTAATTCAAAATAATAAATACGGAATTTCAGTTCCACTTGTTGACCAAACCGCAAATCAGGTTGTATCAGATAATTTCAGTGGTTTTAAGCATATCAAAATCTTCGAAGCTGATGGTCGTGACCCATTTGACTCTTATCAGAAATTAAAAGAAGCTGTTGAATATGCCAAATCAGGTGCAGGTCCTGCTATGGTACATGCTGATTGCGACAGAATCGGCTCACACTCGAATTCTGATCGCCACGAACTTTACAGAAGCGAAGAAGAAAGAGAAACAGTCAAAAGACGTGACCCTTTGATGCAATTCCGCTGGCATATACTTGACAGAAAAATTATTACCGAAAAGGCACTCATAGCCATTGAAGAAGAAAACAAGGAAATCATATTTAAAGCTGCTGACCTTGCTGAGGCAGCACCCGAAGCTGATGGCAAATCATGGACAGAGTTTATCCTTCCACCTGCTTATGTAAATCAAAGCGATAAGACAGAATATGAACTTTCAGGTGATGAAGAACAGATACATTTCATTGAAGCAATTAACAATACACTTAAGGAAGAGTTCAGATCTAATCCTGATACATATTTATGGGGTCAGGATATCGGAAAAGGCGGCGTCTTTAATGTTGTAAAAGGTATGCCTCAGGAATTCGGTAAATTGAGAGTATTTAATGCACCAATTGCAGAGGATGCAATTGTAGGCTCTGCAAATGGTTTTACCAGATATAATGATAAAGTCAGAGTAGTGATCGAAGGGGCTGAATTTGCTGATTATTTCTGGCCCGCAATGGAACAATTGATTGAGTGTTCCCATGATTATTGGCGAACAAAAGGACAGTTCTCACCAAATGTAGTAATCAGACTTGCCAGTGGCGGATATATTCAGGGTGGGTTATATCACTCGCAAAATCTTGAAGCCACTTTTACGACAATTCCCGGAATTAGAGTAGTTGTTCCTGCATTTGCTGAAGATGCTGCAGGATTAATGAGAAATGCTATCCGTTCAAAGGGTACAACTTTGTTCCTTGAACCTAAATTTTTATACAACTTTAAGCACGCATCAGGTCCTAAAACAAATGAGGATTATGTAATTCCTTTCGGTAAAGCAAAAATTCGCAGAGCAGGAAGTGATGTTACTGTTGTCGCTTATGGTACAGCCGTTCATTTGAGCTTATTTGCTGCTGAGGAACTTTCAAAAGAAGGTATCTCGGTCGAAGTAATTGACCTTCGTTCTTTAGCACCATGGGATACTGAAACTGTATTTGAATCAGTTCGCAAAACTAACCGTGTGATCATCGCTCACGAAGACCGTAAAACAGGAGGCTTCGGTGGAGAAGTTTCTTCGGCTATAACATCTGAAATGTTCAAACATCTTGATGCGCCTGTACTAAGAGTTGGTTCTAAGGATGTACATGTTGGATTTGCCAAAAATTATGAAAGTGAAATTCTTTTGAACAAGAATGATGTGATGGAAACAATCAGGAAAGTGTTAGCTTTCTAA
- a CDS encoding RNA polymerase sigma factor — translation MELEEFTANVMPLKDKLFRFAKRLMQDHEEAEDLLQDVMVKLWVNRAELSKKSSVEAFAMAVTKNLCIDRFRSKQYQYSNTGIDAAELDLSDRGISPHARAEQLEAVELVHRAIDSLPPSLKSVIELRDLQGLSYQEIADVMSMNINTLKVNLSRARKKIREILSTNYNFNYNEK, via the coding sequence ATGGAACTTGAAGAGTTCACGGCAAATGTAATGCCGCTGAAAGATAAGTTGTTCAGATTTGCAAAACGGCTGATGCAAGACCATGAAGAAGCCGAAGACCTTTTGCAGGATGTAATGGTTAAACTTTGGGTCAACAGAGCTGAACTAAGCAAAAAATCCAGCGTTGAAGCGTTTGCTATGGCTGTAACTAAAAACTTGTGTATTGACAGATTTCGGTCGAAGCAGTACCAGTATTCTAATACAGGTATTGATGCAGCTGAGCTTGATTTAAGCGACAGAGGAATTTCTCCTCATGCTCGTGCTGAGCAGCTGGAAGCAGTCGAACTCGTACACAGGGCAATTGATAGTCTGCCGCCAAGTCTTAAAAGCGTGATTGAGCTTAGAGATTTGCAAGGTTTAAGCTATCAGGAAATTGCAGATGTGATGAGTATGAACATTAATACCTTGAAAGTCAATTTGTCAAGAGCAAGAAAAAAAATAAGAGAAATTTTAAGTACTAATTATAATTTTAACTACAATGAAAAATGA
- a CDS encoding DUF4252 domain-containing protein: MIKYLYILFIFSFTFSVYSQNRAVDTFFGKYGNAQDFKSVIMNDPASVLMQNESGEAAELGKEMLKGINTIKALSYKPSKGNLSEEGKNFVNELAKFQATDGFAEIMSINEGKNTVKSMVKKSGDKVVEFIMIVAGESESSLIWINGDINLQNVANIGRMLQLKGNEKSGRKKK, translated from the coding sequence ATGATAAAATATCTTTACATATTATTTATTTTTTCTTTTACATTCAGCGTTTATTCGCAGAATAGAGCTGTAGATACTTTCTTCGGAAAATATGGGAATGCTCAGGACTTTAAGTCGGTTATAATGAATGACCCCGCATCAGTCCTAATGCAAAATGAGTCCGGAGAAGCAGCCGAGCTTGGCAAAGAAATGCTCAAAGGTATTAATACTATTAAAGCATTATCATACAAACCTTCAAAAGGTAATCTCTCAGAGGAAGGTAAAAACTTTGTCAACGAACTGGCTAAATTTCAGGCTACTGATGGTTTTGCCGAGATTATGTCAATAAATGAAGGCAAGAACACCGTTAAGAGCATGGTAAAAAAATCAGGCGATAAAGTTGTGGAATTCATAATGATAGTAGCCGGAGAAAGTGAGTCCTCCCTTATTTGGATAAATGGAGATATTAATCTTCAAAATGTTGCCAATATTGGTAGAATGCTCCAATTAAAAGGAAATGAAAAATCAGGTAGAAAGAAGAAATAA
- a CDS encoding DUF3368 domain-containing protein, with amino-acid sequence MKIVIADTTSLISLLLVDKLDLIEKSIGQYFIPEAVWNELVNYSNPNFDLRNLPEIKNHVLKIHTKNYLHSIMDLGESEAVTLYNEMGADFLLTDDNKARQIAESIGVNCIGSIGLLIKSKENGLLTELRNIFEIWFNNGRYFSKSLLNEILKKYDEELI; translated from the coding sequence TTGAAAATTGTAATTGCCGATACAACTTCGCTAATCTCACTTTTACTTGTTGACAAACTTGATTTAATTGAAAAATCAATCGGACAATATTTTATTCCTGAAGCAGTTTGGAATGAGTTAGTAAATTATTCAAATCCTAATTTCGACCTTAGAAATCTTCCTGAAATTAAAAATCATGTATTAAAAATTCACACAAAAAATTATTTACATTCAATCATGGATTTGGGTGAGTCAGAAGCTGTAACGTTGTATAACGAAATGGGTGCTGATTTCTTACTTACAGATGATAACAAAGCCAGACAAATTGCTGAATCAATTGGAGTTAATTGTATAGGTTCAATTGGACTTCTCATCAAATCAAAAGAAAACGGCTTATTAACTGAATTGAGAAACATTTTTGAAATTTGGTTTAACAACGGCAGATATTTCTCCAAAAGTCTTCTAAATGAAATACTAAAAAAGTATGATGAAGAGCTGATTTAG
- a CDS encoding UPF0175 family protein encodes MSTITIPIEIPKELLVAVNDSEQGLKGIVKTVTAAFLYKHNKLTLGKAIELSGLSRYMFEQFLIKEKISINSTTIDDVLSDIEKLKDI; translated from the coding sequence ATGTCAACAATTACTATACCTATTGAAATACCTAAAGAATTACTTGTTGCAGTCAATGACTCAGAACAAGGTTTAAAAGGAATTGTCAAAACTGTAACCGCTGCATTTCTTTATAAACATAACAAACTAACTCTTGGCAAGGCAATCGAATTATCTGGATTATCAAGGTACATGTTTGAGCAATTTCTAATTAAAGAAAAAATATCCATAAATTCTACTACAATTGATGACGTATTATCTGATATTGAAAAGCTTAAGGATATATAA
- a CDS encoding PIN domain-containing protein — MRYLLDTNICIYFLKGQFNLIDTFASKGLDKFAISEITYAELVYGAEKSQNIEKNLLVVENFIKSIPILPIFPGLKIYAKEKARLRNLGLPISDFDVLIASTAIYNDMVLITRNIKEFERIQNLKYENWIDEN; from the coding sequence ATGCGTTATTTGCTTGATACAAATATTTGTATATATTTTTTGAAAGGTCAGTTCAATTTGATAGACACTTTCGCCTCAAAAGGACTTGACAAATTTGCAATTTCTGAAATTACTTATGCAGAGCTTGTTTACGGAGCTGAGAAGAGTCAGAATATTGAAAAAAATTTACTGGTTGTAGAAAATTTTATCAAAAGTATCCCAATTTTGCCAATATTTCCCGGATTAAAAATTTATGCTAAAGAAAAGGCAAGATTAAGAAATTTAGGATTGCCAATAAGCGATTTTGATGTATTAATAGCTTCTACTGCAATTTATAATGATATGGTTTTAATCACAAGGAATATTAAGGAGTTTGAACGAATTCAAAATCTAAAATATGAAAACTGGATAGATGAAAATTAA
- a CDS encoding helix-turn-helix transcriptional regulator produces MKSNEYKTIDELEDKYIGKRGTPQREEYEFDLSIEIIGEKLKQLRLERKITQEELGKLIGVQKAQISKLERGSSSSRISTINKVFNALDAQIKFQVVSY; encoded by the coding sequence GTGAAAAGTAATGAATATAAAACAATTGATGAGCTCGAAGATAAATACATTGGAAAACGTGGCACACCACAGCGTGAAGAATATGAGTTTGATTTGAGTATCGAAATAATTGGTGAGAAGTTGAAACAGTTGAGATTAGAGAGAAAAATTACTCAGGAAGAATTAGGTAAGCTCATAGGCGTGCAGAAAGCACAAATTTCCAAGCTCGAAAGAGGTTCAAGCAGCTCCCGAATATCTACAATTAATAAGGTTTTTAATGCACTTGATGCACAAATAAAATTTCAGGTCGTTAGCTATTAA
- a CDS encoding T9SS type A sorting domain-containing protein — translation MKRLLFLIAVLLIGTYSLSAQEDPNVMWTYGQASFSTYPAIHLNGNVLIGDKGKGDVIELNGLTGELIRRIPVPVSDIDPNQIAISKDGTRLTIAKKVVDYATGEVIAELPEITVLPKFLNPSNNILVLGIYSQGQNSWLVYNINDGTSTGYKIPHLVTSIDVSNDGRFLAVASKETSLPINEQRTHFYLYDAQTMQLIRELENVLAEGRTIEFIQFSENAKFVGYGQLTGGTPKATFFSCESPYKKWEVKTEKSKPYGSHGICFINNDYVYLSYIRGAPNNHSAIYDINNDKIIYETDLYHSYFPVFNQKYNNIVINGALALDFNKILNSVSVDESNEPIKKLVTDYRNGILKISGFESISPDIKLSINDIQGNVVFYKKIQTSLGNSIMEIPVQLPSGVYILQFKDGKNYHSGKFLVVE, via the coding sequence ATGAAAAGATTATTATTTTTAATCGCTGTGCTGTTAATCGGCACTTACTCTCTTTCTGCACAGGAAGACCCTAATGTGATGTGGACTTATGGTCAAGCCAGTTTTTCTACTTATCCGGCAATTCACCTTAATGGAAATGTGCTTATCGGTGACAAAGGCAAAGGTGATGTAATCGAACTTAACGGACTTACTGGGGAATTGATACGAAGAATACCAGTACCTGTATCTGATATTGACCCAAATCAAATTGCTATATCAAAGGATGGTACACGACTCACTATTGCAAAAAAAGTTGTGGATTATGCTACAGGAGAAGTAATTGCAGAATTACCAGAAATTACAGTACTTCCTAAATTTTTGAATCCAAGTAATAATATTCTGGTTTTAGGTATTTATAGCCAGGGACAGAATAGCTGGTTAGTATACAATATTAATGATGGTACTTCAACCGGCTATAAAATACCACATTTAGTAACATCAATAGATGTATCAAATGACGGTCGTTTCTTAGCAGTTGCAAGTAAAGAAACGAGCTTACCAATTAACGAACAACGCACCCACTTTTACCTTTACGATGCCCAAACAATGCAGCTCATACGTGAACTTGAAAATGTATTAGCCGAAGGCAGAACTATTGAGTTCATTCAATTCTCCGAAAATGCTAAGTTTGTGGGGTATGGTCAGTTGACTGGTGGTACTCCTAAAGCAACTTTTTTCTCTTGCGAATCACCTTATAAGAAGTGGGAAGTTAAAACAGAAAAATCAAAACCTTATGGATCGCACGGTATCTGTTTTATAAATAATGATTATGTATATCTTTCATACATACGAGGTGCTCCAAATAATCATTCAGCAATTTATGATATCAACAATGATAAAATAATTTATGAAACAGATTTATACCACTCATATTTCCCGGTTTTTAATCAAAAATATAATAATATTGTAATTAATGGTGCTCTTGCCCTTGACTTTAATAAAATCCTAAATTCTGTCAGTGTTGATGAATCAAATGAGCCAATTAAAAAACTCGTAACTGATTACAGAAATGGGATATTAAAGATTTCAGGATTCGAAAGTATTTCACCGGATATCAAACTATCAATCAATGACATTCAGGGAAATGTGGTATTTTATAAAAAGATACAAACATCTTTAGGAAACAGCATAATGGAAATACCTGTTCAATTACCTTCCGGTGTTTACATCTTGCAGTTTAAGGATGGAAAAAATTACCACAGCGGAAAATTTTTGGTGGTGGAGTGA
- the hydF gene encoding [FeFe] hydrogenase H-cluster maturation GTPase HydF, whose amino-acid sequence MAKGKENLLHIGVFGRTNSGKSSLINTLTGQDLAIVSKVAGTTTDPVKKSIEIIGLGNVVIIDTAGIDDQSELGILRIRKTEEMLELIDIAVLVFTGDDFGSYETDLIRQFCKRDVEFIIVANKSDLFTANSVIEQKIKSEFRKNIIQVSSTEKINFDLLINSLIEIRKNLNLIRPSLLSGLVDYGDVVLLVTPIDSEAPDGRMILPQVNAIRDSLDKGCITIVVRESELELFFKMSNLKPSLVVTDSQMFDYVSKVVPNDIMLTGFSVLLARLKGDFEEYLNGTPKISELKDGDRVLLLESCSHTSNCDDIGRVKIPRWMKKFTKKDLEFDVVAGLDKLSRPIEDYALVVQCGGCVITRKQLINRLRNAKSASIPVTNYGMAIAYLHGVYDRAIQPFTK is encoded by the coding sequence GTGGCAAAGGGAAAGGAAAATTTGCTTCATATTGGTGTGTTCGGAAGAACAAACTCCGGTAAGAGTTCACTTATTAATACTTTAACAGGGCAGGATTTGGCTATTGTAAGCAAGGTTGCGGGTACAACTACCGATCCGGTTAAAAAATCAATTGAAATTATTGGGCTCGGTAATGTTGTCATTATTGATACAGCAGGTATTGATGACCAAAGCGAACTTGGAATTCTAAGGATAAGAAAGACAGAGGAGATGCTTGAGCTAATTGATATTGCCGTCCTTGTATTTACCGGCGATGATTTTGGTTCTTATGAAACTGATTTAATTCGTCAATTCTGTAAGCGGGATGTCGAGTTTATAATTGTAGCAAATAAGTCTGACTTGTTTACTGCTAATTCCGTAATTGAACAAAAAATAAAGTCTGAATTTCGCAAGAATATAATTCAGGTTTCATCTACAGAAAAAATAAATTTTGACTTATTAATAAATTCCCTAATTGAAATAAGAAAAAATTTAAACTTAATCAGACCATCTCTGTTAAGTGGTCTGGTGGACTATGGCGATGTTGTGCTTTTGGTTACTCCAATTGATAGTGAAGCCCCTGATGGCAGAATGATTCTGCCACAAGTCAACGCAATTAGGGATTCTCTGGATAAAGGTTGTATTACTATTGTGGTAAGAGAGTCTGAACTGGAACTGTTTTTCAAAATGTCAAATCTTAAACCCTCATTAGTTGTTACAGATAGCCAGATGTTTGATTATGTATCTAAGGTCGTACCGAATGATATTATGCTCACCGGGTTTAGCGTTTTGCTTGCAAGGCTTAAAGGCGATTTTGAAGAATATCTTAATGGCACTCCGAAAATATCCGAGCTGAAGGACGGTGACAGGGTTTTATTGCTTGAATCCTGCTCACATACATCAAATTGCGATGATATTGGTAGAGTAAAGATACCAAGGTGGATGAAAAAATTTACGAAAAAAGATTTAGAATTTGATGTAGTAGCAGGCTTGGATAAATTATCTCGACCTATTGAAGATTATGCACTTGTAGTGCAATGCGGAGGCTGTGTTATTACTCGTAAACAACTAATTAACCGGCTTAGAAATGCAAAATCTGCAAGTATTCCTGTGACTAATTATGGTATGGCTATAGCTTATTTGCATGGTGTTTATGACAGGGCTATTCAGCCTTTTACGAAATAA
- the rplI gene encoding 50S ribosomal protein L9, translating to MKVILRKDLVNLGSMGDIVNVRDGYGRNYLIPRDYAYYASETAIKRLDIEKQQRNKRLAQEKVSAETIASSLSEVQVSIAMKVGEEGKLYGSVTPTMIAQELSAKGFDIDKRHIVIEDSIKTLGVFDAKVKLHPEVSTNVKVWVISEEE from the coding sequence ATGAAAGTCATTCTAAGAAAAGATCTTGTAAATTTAGGCAGTATGGGTGATATTGTAAATGTTCGCGACGGATATGGTCGTAACTATTTAATTCCCAGAGATTATGCATATTATGCGTCTGAAACCGCTATTAAAAGACTCGATATCGAAAAACAACAACGCAATAAAAGACTTGCTCAGGAAAAAGTTTCTGCCGAAACAATTGCTTCTAGTTTGTCTGAAGTACAAGTAAGTATAGCTATGAAAGTTGGTGAAGAAGGTAAACTTTACGGTTCAGTCACTCCAACTATGATCGCTCAGGAATTATCTGCCAAAGGGTTTGATATTGATAAGCGTCATATTGTAATTGAAGATTCAATCAAAACTTTAGGTGTATTTGATGCAAAAGTTAAATTGCATCCTGAAGTTAGTACTAACGTTAAAGTTTGGGTTATCAGCGAAGAAGAATAA
- the rpsF gene encoding 30S ribosomal protein S6, with translation MNVRRVYESTIIVNAALEDNDIDAVINKITTYLENHGGVILEIDKWGRKRLAYPINKKYNGYYVHIVFETLPVNLPILERFFVLEDTVLRHLTLVLSDKLRQQRKEKALAEGHESGTKLISGTDTVPAKTEEKQVEDKETEKEVEKIVEEVEA, from the coding sequence ATGAATGTTCGCCGTGTTTATGAGTCAACTATAATAGTTAATGCCGCTTTAGAAGATAATGATATTGATGCGGTAATCAATAAAATTACTACTTATTTAGAAAATCATGGCGGTGTGATTCTTGAGATTGATAAGTGGGGGCGTAAAAGGTTAGCTTACCCTATAAACAAAAAGTACAATGGGTACTACGTTCATATCGTATTCGAAACTCTGCCTGTAAATCTACCGATTCTCGAGCGTTTCTTTGTTTTGGAAGATACAGTATTAAGACATCTGACTCTTGTTTTATCAGATAAATTAAGACAACAGAGAAAAGAAAAAGCACTTGCTGAAGGTCATGAATCAGGTACTAAGCTGATTTCAGGTACTGATACTGTTCCTGCTAAGACTGAAGAAAAACAGGTTGAGGACAAGGAAACTGAAAAAGAAGTTGAAAAAATAGTAGAAGAAGTAGAAGCATAG
- a CDS encoding ABC transporter ATP-binding protein has translation MISAKNITKSFQIKGEEKTVVLQDLNLEVDKGQFVALVGPSGVGKSTLLYLLGTLDKPDCGNILFQSNDWNYDITAMNDYELSKLRNKMLGFVFQFNQLLPEFTAIENVMIPAFIAGVGKKTANDKAKFLLDKVGMSHRMTHKPTELSGGEQQRIAIARALINDPEIILADEPTGNLDAANSKAVLDLLGQIMNDYKLTCIVATHSSDVASVAGRICSMGYGKIIDERYSNNLSDKF, from the coding sequence TTGATTTCAGCGAAAAATATTACTAAGTCATTTCAAATTAAGGGTGAAGAAAAAACCGTGGTTCTTCAGGATTTAAATCTTGAAGTCGATAAAGGTCAATTCGTTGCTCTGGTTGGTCCGTCAGGTGTAGGCAAAAGCACCTTGCTATATCTTCTTGGTACTTTAGATAAACCGGATTGTGGTAATATCCTTTTTCAATCAAATGATTGGAATTATGATATAACGGCTATGAATGATTACGAGTTATCTAAGTTAAGAAATAAGATGCTTGGTTTTGTATTTCAATTTAATCAGCTTTTACCGGAATTTACGGCTATTGAAAATGTTATGATTCCTGCATTTATTGCTGGAGTTGGTAAGAAAACAGCAAATGACAAAGCAAAATTCTTACTTGATAAAGTAGGTATGTCGCACCGAATGACTCACAAACCGACAGAATTGTCCGGTGGTGAGCAGCAGAGAATTGCTATAGCACGTGCCTTGATAAACGACCCTGAGATTATTCTGGCGGATGAACCGACCGGAAATCTTGATGCTGCAAATTCAAAAGCTGTTCTTGATTTGTTAGGGCAGATTATGAATGACTATAAATTAACCTGCATTGTGGCTACTCACAGCAGTGATGTTGCATCTGTTGCGGGAAGAATATGCTCAATGGGTTATGGAAAAATTATTGATGAAAGATATTCCAATAATTTATCTGATAAATTTTAG
- the rplQ gene encoding 50S ribosomal protein L17, translating to MRHLVSGRKLKRTSSHRKALLANLATELFRHKSIKTTEAKAKELRSYAESIITRAKNALLKEQQGKLPQGQTIDVHSRRIVGKHIRVKEVLSELFDSIAPSVVDRNGGYTRVIKTGIRRGDASKTAIIELVDFSAPQDGASSMKKKKKAKAPKPANETVTPVVAAADIVEEKIEVVSQVAEEVIADTVETVEEVVETVESVIEEAGEVVEEVIPSNEETPSEEKSSEDSSPEEEKKD from the coding sequence ATGAGACACTTAGTATCAGGAAGAAAATTAAAAAGAACCAGCAGCCACAGAAAAGCACTTCTTGCAAATCTGGCTACTGAGCTCTTCAGACATAAGAGTATTAAAACTACAGAAGCAAAAGCCAAAGAATTAAGGTCTTATGCAGAAAGTATTATTACTCGTGCAAAAAATGCACTGCTGAAAGAACAGCAAGGCAAATTGCCTCAAGGTCAAACAATTGATGTTCATAGTAGAAGAATTGTTGGTAAGCATATACGCGTTAAAGAGGTATTGAGTGAGTTGTTTGACTCTATTGCCCCTTCAGTAGTAGATAGAAACGGTGGTTATACACGGGTTATCAAAACAGGTATAAGGCGTGGCGATGCTTCAAAAACAGCTATTATCGAATTGGTTGATTTTTCTGCTCCTCAGGATGGCGCTTCAAGTATGAAGAAAAAGAAAAAAGCTAAAGCTCCTAAACCTGCAAACGAAACTGTAACTCCGGTTGTTGCAGCTGCTGATATTGTTGAGGAAAAAATTGAAGTTGTTTCTCAGGTAGCAGAAGAAGTAATAGCTGACACAGTTGAAACTGTTGAAGAAGTTGTTGAAACTGTTGAATCAGTTATTGAAGAAGCTGGCGAAGTTGTTGAAGAAGTTATACCTTCAAATGAAGAAACGCCTTCTGAAGAGAAATCTTCTGAAGACTCTTCACCTGAAGAAGAAAAGAAAGACTAA
- a CDS encoding DNA-directed RNA polymerase subunit alpha → MNTQMQMPDRVIIEETSAESHGRFIMQPLEPGFGVTIGNALRRILLSSIPGTAIIGVKISDVLHEFQTIHGVVEDTSEIILNLKETRIKTADKKLTKVMLQLKGPGSWTAKDIQDAAPTMEVMDPDKHIATLAEDAEFDVELRLGKGKGYVPAEEQVITDFPVGMLPIDSIYTPIKNVVYLIEPFRVGQRTDFERLVLDVKTDGTISAQEAVHAAAKIMNDHIKFFINFEQFEEEMPVQEVVEEEVKTAERNRLRKILLTPVEELELSVRAHNCLKAASIKNLSELVQLQESELLKFRNFGRKSLAELTEVVMLNGLEFGMSVEQYLKDEKVVPDGYID, encoded by the coding sequence ATGAATACTCAAATGCAAATGCCCGATAGGGTAATAATCGAAGAAACGTCTGCTGAATCACACGGCAGATTCATTATGCAACCTCTGGAACCGGGGTTCGGTGTTACTATTGGTAATGCCTTACGAAGAATATTGCTTTCTTCAATTCCGGGAACTGCTATTATCGGTGTTAAGATTTCCGATGTTTTGCACGAATTTCAGACCATTCACGGTGTAGTTGAGGACACCTCGGAAATAATTCTTAATCTAAAAGAAACTAGAATTAAAACTGCCGATAAAAAATTGACTAAAGTGATGCTCCAATTAAAGGGTCCGGGAAGCTGGACTGCGAAGGATATTCAGGATGCAGCTCCAACTATGGAGGTAATGGACCCTGATAAACATATCGCTACTTTGGCTGAGGATGCAGAATTTGATGTTGAGTTAAGACTTGGTAAAGGTAAGGGATATGTTCCTGCCGAAGAACAAGTTATTACAGACTTCCCTGTCGGTATGCTTCCTATTGACTCGATTTATACTCCAATTAAGAATGTTGTATATTTGATTGAGCCTTTCAGAGTTGGTCAAAGAACCGACTTCGAAAGACTTGTTCTCGATGTCAAGACTGACGGTACTATTTCAGCTCAGGAAGCTGTTCATGCTGCTGCCAAAATTATGAATGACCATATTAAGTTTTTCATTAATTTTGAACAGTTTGAAGAAGAAATGCCGGTTCAGGAAGTTGTTGAAGAAGAAGTTAAAACAGCTGAGCGAAACAGATTGAGGAAAATTCTTCTCACTCCGGTTGAAGAGCTCGAGCTTTCGGTTAGAGCACATAACTGTCTCAAAGCTGCAAGCATTAAAAATCTTTCGGAACTTGTTCAGCTTCAGGAGTCTGAACTACTAAAATTCCGTAATTTTGGCAGAAAATCTCTTGCTGAACTTACAGAAGTAGTTATGCTTAACGGGCTTGAATTTGGTATGAGCGTAGAGCAATACCTGAAAGACGAAAAAGTTGTTCCCGATGGATATATTGATTAA